A single genomic interval of Strix uralensis isolate ZFMK-TIS-50842 unplaced genomic scaffold, bStrUra1 scaffold_258, whole genome shotgun sequence harbors:
- the CNFN gene encoding cornifelin, whose translation MDCPAACPTARPVLTQPPPAPRSCQALPQDWGSGLCDCWLGDGIGLWGTACPCLLACRLARAAGESGLLPCLPGAMVGLRTLLRQQLRIRGCVLEDWAAVCFCCPCAVCQMARELRVSC comes from the exons ATGGACTGCCCCGCGGCCTGCCCCACGGCACGCCCCGTCCTGACACAGCCACCCCCCGCGCCCCGATCCTGCCAGGCGCTGCCCCAGGACTGGGGGTCGGGGCTGTGCGACTGCTGGCTCGGCGACGGCATTG ggctgtggggcacggcctgcccctgcctgctggcCTGCCGGCTGGCGCGGGCAGCGGGCGAGAGcgggctcctgccctgcctgcccgggGCGATGGTGGGGCTGCGCACCCTCCTGCGCCAGCAGCTCCGGATTCGG GGCTGCGTGCTGGAGGACTGGGCGGCCGTCTGCTTCTGCTGCCCCTGCGCTGTCTGCCAGATGGCCCGCGAGCTGCGGGTCTCCTGCTGA
- the LIPE gene encoding hormone-sensitive lipase isoform X3: MDARPLFQSLQALADDNASFFQRSGTESGRRFAAAFAALREHGRRLEPALRHFARLYHRFDLDEATPGNGYRSLVQTACCCLAHAVHKSRYVAAHRRSVFFRAGHNVAELEAYCAALAQLRALLCLAQRLLAQNRPGCLFPPEEDGLSELVLREYSTMHNGCFYGRCLGFQTIAIGLVSFGENYKRNDMGLGVAAGSLFTSGKFAIDPELRGDEFERLTQNLDVHFWKSFWNLTETELLASVASMTATQVGVCRALTVPPEPLELPLAADPSVTVTIAPPVAHTGPGPVHMRLLSYQLREGQDSAALSALTRTEGPRAPLRWWRGPPLPPSPALLVHFHGGGFVAQTSRSHEPYLRGWARELGAPILSVDYALAPEAPFPRALEECFYAYCWALRNCRLLGSTAQRVCLAGDSAGGNLCLTVSMRAAAVGVQAPDGIMAAYPVTLVQAAVSPSRLLTLLDPLLPLGVLCKCLSAYAGTEGEAEPPTLETLSPTRLLRRDTALLLRDLRRGAAAWLGGLFRGAPPHTDSARKSISEAAGGLREEQPPPSSPLGAPPNGEGTPKDGGDALEYPDEFQPLRSRGPPACFDLPPAPLARNPYMSPLLAPDGMLGALPPVHLVACALDPMLDDSVALARRLRALGRPVTLQVVPDLPHGFLSLGPLSPETRQATAICTRLIRDILQPPSAPPDGPRRGSLLLRPRRDSLAPQDGLRRGSLLAGPRRDSLAPQDSPRRGSLLLGARRDSLALQDSPRRGSLLLGPRRDSLAPQDSPRRGSLLLGGRRESLVTHGVGATANLGSPAATTHSVGDVGGPGAAPAHGSTAAADPSVGGTSTHGSATAPTHGGSAPPVTSPSTALTHGTRVEGDGAAPTHGTSTIPTHGTGVEGDGAAPTHGTGATSTHGTSAAPTHGTGATLTHSSGTTLTHSTRAGLTHGDGTALTHTDSTALTHGTGVALTHGAARNHGTTALPSHGAGSLPGPEADDGPRRPSAQPPPCCGALTEGGAPSRPDPGAPRPPPGRGRSAAQPLARRPSGPAGREVGS, encoded by the exons ATGGACGCCCGGCCGCTCTTCCAGTCGCTGCAGGCGCTGGCAGACGACAACGCCTCCTTCTTCCAGCGGAGCGGCACCGAGAGTGGCCGCCGCTTCGCTGCCGCCTTCGCCGCGCTGCGGGAGCATGGCCGGCGCCTGGAGCCGGCCCTGCGGCACTTCGCCCGCCTCTACCACCGCTTCGACCTGGACGAGGCCACGCCAGGCAACGGCTACCGCAGCCTGGTGCAGACCGcgtgctgctgcctggcccaCGCCGTCCACAAGAGCCGCTACGTGGCCGCCCACCGCCGCAGCGTCTTCTTCCGCGCCGGGCACAACGTGGCCGAGCTGGAGGCCTACTGCGCCGCGCTGGCCCAGCTGCGtgccctgctctgcctggcccaGCGGCTGCTGGCCCAGAACCGCCCCGGCTGCCTCTTCCCGCCCGAGGAGGACGGCCTGAGCGAGCTGGTGCTGCGCGAGTACAGCACCATGCACAACGGCTGCTTCTACGGCCGCTGCCTCGGCTTCCAG ACCATTGCCATCGGCCTCGTCTCCTTCGGGGAGAACTACAAGCGCAACGACATGGGGCTGG gggTGGCGGCCGGGTCCCTCTTCACCAGTGGGAAGTTCGCCATTGACCCCGAGCTGCGAGGGGACGAGTTTGAGCGCCTGACACAGAACCTGGACGTGCATTTCTGGAAGAGCTTCTGGAACCTGACGGAGACCGAGCTGCTGGCG TCGGTGGCCAGCATGACGGCCACGCAGGTGGGGGTGTGCCGGGCGCTGACGGTGCCCCCCGAGCCCCTGGAGCTGCCGCTGGCGGCCGACCCCTCGGTCACCGTCACCATCGCCCCCCCGGTGGCCCACACCGGCCCAGGCCCCGTCCACATGCGGCTGCTCTCCTACCAGCTGCGCGAGGGGCAG gacagTGCGGCGCTGAGCGCCCTGACACGCACCGAGGGGCCGCGGGCGCCGCTGCGGTGGTGGCGggggccccccctgcccccctcgCCCGCCCTCCTGGTCCACTTCCACGGGGGGGGCTTCGTGGCGCAGACGTCCCGCTCCCACGAGCCCTACCTGCGGGGGTGGGCCCGCGAGCTGGGCGCCCCCATCCTCTCCGTGGACTACGCCCTGGCCCCCGAGGCCCCCTTCCCCCGGGCGCTGGAGGAGTGCTTCTACGCCTACTGCTGGGCCCTGCGCAACTGCCGCCTGCTGG GCTCGACGGCGCAGCGCGTGTGCCTGGCGGGCGACAGCGCGGGCGGCAACCTCTGCCTGACCGTGTCGATGCGCGCGGCCGCCGTGGGGGTGCAGGCGCCCGATGGCATCATGGCGGCCTACCCCGTCACCCTGGTGCAGGCCGCCGTGTCCCCCTCCCGCCTGCTGACGCTGCTGGACCCGCTCCTGCCCCTCGGCGTCCTGTGCAAGTGCCTCAGCGCCTACGCAG ggACAGAGGGGGAGGCCGAGCCCCCCACCCTGGAGACCCTCAGCCCCACGCGGCTGCTGCGCCGTgacacagccctgctgctgcgcGACCTGCGCCGGGGGGCGGCCGCCTGGCTGGGCGGTCTCTTCCGCGGGGCCCCCCCTCACACCG acTCGGCACGCAAGAGCATCTCGGAGGCGGCaggggggctgcgggaggagcagcccccccccagctcccccctggGGGCTCCCCCCAATGGCGAGGGGACCCCCAAGGACGGGGGGGACGCACTGGAGTACCCGGACGAGTTCCAGCCCCTGCGCAGCCGGGGGCCCCCCGCCTGCTTCGACCTGCCTCCCGCCCCCCTGGCCAGGAACCCCTACATGTCCCCACTGCTGGCCCCCGACGGCATGCTGGGGGCGCTGCCCCCCGTCCACCTGGTG GCCTGCGCGCTGGACCCGATGCTGGACGACTCGGTGGCGCTGGCCCGGCGGCTGCGGGCGCTGGGGCGGCCGGTGACGCTGCAGGTGGTGCCCGACCTGCCCCACGGCTTCCTCAGCCTGGGCCCCCTGAGCCCCGAGACCCGCCAGGCCACCGCCATCTGCACCCGCCTCATCCGCGACATCCTCcagccccccagtgccccccccgaCGGCCCCCGCCGCGGGTCGCTGCTGCTGCGCCCCCGCAGGGACAGCCTGGCCCCACAGGACGGTCTCCGCCGGGGGTCACTGCTGGCGGGCCCCCGCAGGGACAGCCTGGCCCCACAGGACAGCCCCCGCCGTGGGtcgctgctgctgggggcacgGCGAGACAGCCTGGCCCTGCAGGACAGCCCCCGCCGTGGGTCGCTGCTGCTGGGGCCCCGCAGGGACAGCCTGGCCCCACAGGACAGCCCCCGCCGTGGGTCACTGCTGCTGGGGGGCCGCCGGGAGAGCTTGGTGACACACGGTGTGGGGGCCACGGCAAACCTCGGCTCCCCGGCTGCAACGACCCACAgtgtgggggatgtggggggcccTGGAGCTGCCCCGGCCCACGGCTCAACGGCTGCAGCCGACCCCAGCGTGGGGGGCACATCGACCCACGGCTCTGCAACCGCCCCGACCCATGGCGGCAGCGCTCCACCTGTGACCAGCCCTAGCACGGCCCTGACCCACGGCACCAGGGTCGAAGGTGACGGCGCTGCCCCGACCCATGGCACCAGCACTATCCCGACCCACGGCACCGGGGTCGAAGGCGATGGCGCTGCCCCGACCCACGGCACCGGGGCCACCTCGACCCACGGCACCAGCGCTGCCCCGACCCATGGCACTGGGGCCACTTTGACCCACAGCAGTGGCACCACCCTGACCCACAGCACTAGGGCTGGACTGACCCACGGCGACGGCACCGCATTGACCCACACGGACAGCACCGCCCTGACCCACGGCACCGGGGTTGCACTGACCCACGGCGCCGCCCGGAACCACGGGACCACGGCGCTCCCGTCCCACGGTGCGGGCTCCCTGCCGGGCCCCGAGGCCGACGACGGCCCCCGGCGCCCCTCGGCGCAGCCACCCCCGTGCTGCGGGGCCCTGACGGAGGGGGGCGCCCCCAGCCGCCCGGACCCCGgcgccccccggccgccccccggtCGGGGGCGCAGTGCGGCCCAGCCGCTCGCCCGCCGCCCcagcggccccgcggggcgcgaGGTGGGGTCCTGA
- the LIPE gene encoding hormone-sensitive lipase isoform X1 — protein MDARPLFQSLQALADDNASFFQRSGTESGRRFAAAFAALREHGRRLEPALRHFARLYHRFDLDEATPGNGYRSLVQTACCCLAHAVHKSRYVAAHRRSVFFRAGHNVAELEAYCAALAQLRALLCLAQRLLAQNRPGCLFPPEEDGLSELVLREYSTMHNGCFYGRCLGFQFAPSIRPFLQTIAIGLVSFGENYKRNDMGLGVAAGSLFTSGKFAIDPELRGDEFERLTQNLDVHFWKSFWNLTETELLASVASMTATQVGVCRALTVPPEPLELPLAADPSVTVTIAPPVAHTGPGPVHMRLLSYQLREGQDSAALSALTRTEGPRAPLRWWRGPPLPPSPALLVHFHGGGFVAQTSRSHEPYLRGWARELGAPILSVDYALAPEAPFPRALEECFYAYCWALRNCRLLGSTAQRVCLAGDSAGGNLCLTVSMRAAAVGVQAPDGIMAAYPVTLVQAAVSPSRLLTLLDPLLPLGVLCKCLSAYAGTEGEAEPPTLETLSPTRLLRRDTALLLRDLRRGAAAWLGGLFRGAPPHTDSARKSISEAAGGLREEQPPPSSPLGAPPNGEGTPKDGGDALEYPDEFQPLRSRGPPACFDLPPAPLARNPYMSPLLAPDGMLGALPPVHLVACALDPMLDDSVALARRLRALGRPVTLQVVPDLPHGFLSLGPLSPETRQATAICTRLIRDILQPPSAPPDGPRRGSLLLRPRRDSLAPQDGLRRGSLLAGPRRDSLAPQDSPRRGSLLLGARRDSLALQDSPRRGSLLLGPRRDSLAPQDSPRRGSLLLGGRRESLVTHGVGATANLGSPAATTHSVGDVGGPGAAPAHGSTAAADPSVGGTSTHGSATAPTHGGSAPPVTSPSTALTHGTRVEGDGAAPTHGTSTIPTHGTGVEGDGAAPTHGTGATSTHGTSAAPTHGTGATLTHSSGTTLTHSTRAGLTHGDGTALTHTDSTALTHGTGVALTHGAARNHGTTALPSHGAGSLPGPEADDGPRRPSAQPPPCCGALTEGGAPSRPDPGAPRPPPGRGRSAAQPLARRPSGPAGREVGS, from the exons ATGGACGCCCGGCCGCTCTTCCAGTCGCTGCAGGCGCTGGCAGACGACAACGCCTCCTTCTTCCAGCGGAGCGGCACCGAGAGTGGCCGCCGCTTCGCTGCCGCCTTCGCCGCGCTGCGGGAGCATGGCCGGCGCCTGGAGCCGGCCCTGCGGCACTTCGCCCGCCTCTACCACCGCTTCGACCTGGACGAGGCCACGCCAGGCAACGGCTACCGCAGCCTGGTGCAGACCGcgtgctgctgcctggcccaCGCCGTCCACAAGAGCCGCTACGTGGCCGCCCACCGCCGCAGCGTCTTCTTCCGCGCCGGGCACAACGTGGCCGAGCTGGAGGCCTACTGCGCCGCGCTGGCCCAGCTGCGtgccctgctctgcctggcccaGCGGCTGCTGGCCCAGAACCGCCCCGGCTGCCTCTTCCCGCCCGAGGAGGACGGCCTGAGCGAGCTGGTGCTGCGCGAGTACAGCACCATGCACAACGGCTGCTTCTACGGCCGCTGCCTCGGCTTCCAG TTCGCCCCTTCCATCCGCCCCTTCCTGCAGACCATTGCCATCGGCCTCGTCTCCTTCGGGGAGAACTACAAGCGCAACGACATGGGGCTGG gggTGGCGGCCGGGTCCCTCTTCACCAGTGGGAAGTTCGCCATTGACCCCGAGCTGCGAGGGGACGAGTTTGAGCGCCTGACACAGAACCTGGACGTGCATTTCTGGAAGAGCTTCTGGAACCTGACGGAGACCGAGCTGCTGGCG TCGGTGGCCAGCATGACGGCCACGCAGGTGGGGGTGTGCCGGGCGCTGACGGTGCCCCCCGAGCCCCTGGAGCTGCCGCTGGCGGCCGACCCCTCGGTCACCGTCACCATCGCCCCCCCGGTGGCCCACACCGGCCCAGGCCCCGTCCACATGCGGCTGCTCTCCTACCAGCTGCGCGAGGGGCAG gacagTGCGGCGCTGAGCGCCCTGACACGCACCGAGGGGCCGCGGGCGCCGCTGCGGTGGTGGCGggggccccccctgcccccctcgCCCGCCCTCCTGGTCCACTTCCACGGGGGGGGCTTCGTGGCGCAGACGTCCCGCTCCCACGAGCCCTACCTGCGGGGGTGGGCCCGCGAGCTGGGCGCCCCCATCCTCTCCGTGGACTACGCCCTGGCCCCCGAGGCCCCCTTCCCCCGGGCGCTGGAGGAGTGCTTCTACGCCTACTGCTGGGCCCTGCGCAACTGCCGCCTGCTGG GCTCGACGGCGCAGCGCGTGTGCCTGGCGGGCGACAGCGCGGGCGGCAACCTCTGCCTGACCGTGTCGATGCGCGCGGCCGCCGTGGGGGTGCAGGCGCCCGATGGCATCATGGCGGCCTACCCCGTCACCCTGGTGCAGGCCGCCGTGTCCCCCTCCCGCCTGCTGACGCTGCTGGACCCGCTCCTGCCCCTCGGCGTCCTGTGCAAGTGCCTCAGCGCCTACGCAG ggACAGAGGGGGAGGCCGAGCCCCCCACCCTGGAGACCCTCAGCCCCACGCGGCTGCTGCGCCGTgacacagccctgctgctgcgcGACCTGCGCCGGGGGGCGGCCGCCTGGCTGGGCGGTCTCTTCCGCGGGGCCCCCCCTCACACCG acTCGGCACGCAAGAGCATCTCGGAGGCGGCaggggggctgcgggaggagcagcccccccccagctcccccctggGGGCTCCCCCCAATGGCGAGGGGACCCCCAAGGACGGGGGGGACGCACTGGAGTACCCGGACGAGTTCCAGCCCCTGCGCAGCCGGGGGCCCCCCGCCTGCTTCGACCTGCCTCCCGCCCCCCTGGCCAGGAACCCCTACATGTCCCCACTGCTGGCCCCCGACGGCATGCTGGGGGCGCTGCCCCCCGTCCACCTGGTG GCCTGCGCGCTGGACCCGATGCTGGACGACTCGGTGGCGCTGGCCCGGCGGCTGCGGGCGCTGGGGCGGCCGGTGACGCTGCAGGTGGTGCCCGACCTGCCCCACGGCTTCCTCAGCCTGGGCCCCCTGAGCCCCGAGACCCGCCAGGCCACCGCCATCTGCACCCGCCTCATCCGCGACATCCTCcagccccccagtgccccccccgaCGGCCCCCGCCGCGGGTCGCTGCTGCTGCGCCCCCGCAGGGACAGCCTGGCCCCACAGGACGGTCTCCGCCGGGGGTCACTGCTGGCGGGCCCCCGCAGGGACAGCCTGGCCCCACAGGACAGCCCCCGCCGTGGGtcgctgctgctgggggcacgGCGAGACAGCCTGGCCCTGCAGGACAGCCCCCGCCGTGGGTCGCTGCTGCTGGGGCCCCGCAGGGACAGCCTGGCCCCACAGGACAGCCCCCGCCGTGGGTCACTGCTGCTGGGGGGCCGCCGGGAGAGCTTGGTGACACACGGTGTGGGGGCCACGGCAAACCTCGGCTCCCCGGCTGCAACGACCCACAgtgtgggggatgtggggggcccTGGAGCTGCCCCGGCCCACGGCTCAACGGCTGCAGCCGACCCCAGCGTGGGGGGCACATCGACCCACGGCTCTGCAACCGCCCCGACCCATGGCGGCAGCGCTCCACCTGTGACCAGCCCTAGCACGGCCCTGACCCACGGCACCAGGGTCGAAGGTGACGGCGCTGCCCCGACCCATGGCACCAGCACTATCCCGACCCACGGCACCGGGGTCGAAGGCGATGGCGCTGCCCCGACCCACGGCACCGGGGCCACCTCGACCCACGGCACCAGCGCTGCCCCGACCCATGGCACTGGGGCCACTTTGACCCACAGCAGTGGCACCACCCTGACCCACAGCACTAGGGCTGGACTGACCCACGGCGACGGCACCGCATTGACCCACACGGACAGCACCGCCCTGACCCACGGCACCGGGGTTGCACTGACCCACGGCGCCGCCCGGAACCACGGGACCACGGCGCTCCCGTCCCACGGTGCGGGCTCCCTGCCGGGCCCCGAGGCCGACGACGGCCCCCGGCGCCCCTCGGCGCAGCCACCCCCGTGCTGCGGGGCCCTGACGGAGGGGGGCGCCCCCAGCCGCCCGGACCCCGgcgccccccggccgccccccggtCGGGGGCGCAGTGCGGCCCAGCCGCTCGCCCGCCGCCCcagcggccccgcggggcgcgaGGTGGGGTCCTGA
- the LIPE gene encoding hormone-sensitive lipase isoform X2: MDARPLFQSLQALADDNASFFQRSGTESGRRFAAAFAALREHGRRLEPALRHFARLYHRFDLDEATPGNGYRSLVQTACCCLAHAVHKSRYVAAHRRSVFFRAGHNVAELEAYCAALAQLRALLCLAQRLLAQNRPGCLFPPEEDGLSELVLREYSTMHNGCFYGRCLGFQFAPSIRPFLQTIAIGLVSFGENYKRNDMGLGVAAGSLFTSGKFAIDPELRGDEFERLTQNLDVHFWKSFWNLTETELLASVASMTATQVGVCRALTVPPEPLELPLAADPSVTVTIAPPVAHTGPGPVHMRLLSYQLREGQDSAALSALTRTEGPRAPLRWWRGPPLPPSPALLVHFHGGGFVAQTSRSHEPYLRGWARELGAPILSVDYALAPEAPFPRALEECFYAYCWALRNCRLLGSTAQRVCLAGDSAGGNLCLTVSMRAAAVGVQAPDGIMAAYPVTLVQAAVSPSRLLTLLDPLLPLGVLCKCLSAYAEGEAEPPTLETLSPTRLLRRDTALLLRDLRRGAAAWLGGLFRGAPPHTDSARKSISEAAGGLREEQPPPSSPLGAPPNGEGTPKDGGDALEYPDEFQPLRSRGPPACFDLPPAPLARNPYMSPLLAPDGMLGALPPVHLVACALDPMLDDSVALARRLRALGRPVTLQVVPDLPHGFLSLGPLSPETRQATAICTRLIRDILQPPSAPPDGPRRGSLLLRPRRDSLAPQDGLRRGSLLAGPRRDSLAPQDSPRRGSLLLGARRDSLALQDSPRRGSLLLGPRRDSLAPQDSPRRGSLLLGGRRESLVTHGVGATANLGSPAATTHSVGDVGGPGAAPAHGSTAAADPSVGGTSTHGSATAPTHGGSAPPVTSPSTALTHGTRVEGDGAAPTHGTSTIPTHGTGVEGDGAAPTHGTGATSTHGTSAAPTHGTGATLTHSSGTTLTHSTRAGLTHGDGTALTHTDSTALTHGTGVALTHGAARNHGTTALPSHGAGSLPGPEADDGPRRPSAQPPPCCGALTEGGAPSRPDPGAPRPPPGRGRSAAQPLARRPSGPAGREVGS; this comes from the exons ATGGACGCCCGGCCGCTCTTCCAGTCGCTGCAGGCGCTGGCAGACGACAACGCCTCCTTCTTCCAGCGGAGCGGCACCGAGAGTGGCCGCCGCTTCGCTGCCGCCTTCGCCGCGCTGCGGGAGCATGGCCGGCGCCTGGAGCCGGCCCTGCGGCACTTCGCCCGCCTCTACCACCGCTTCGACCTGGACGAGGCCACGCCAGGCAACGGCTACCGCAGCCTGGTGCAGACCGcgtgctgctgcctggcccaCGCCGTCCACAAGAGCCGCTACGTGGCCGCCCACCGCCGCAGCGTCTTCTTCCGCGCCGGGCACAACGTGGCCGAGCTGGAGGCCTACTGCGCCGCGCTGGCCCAGCTGCGtgccctgctctgcctggcccaGCGGCTGCTGGCCCAGAACCGCCCCGGCTGCCTCTTCCCGCCCGAGGAGGACGGCCTGAGCGAGCTGGTGCTGCGCGAGTACAGCACCATGCACAACGGCTGCTTCTACGGCCGCTGCCTCGGCTTCCAG TTCGCCCCTTCCATCCGCCCCTTCCTGCAGACCATTGCCATCGGCCTCGTCTCCTTCGGGGAGAACTACAAGCGCAACGACATGGGGCTGG gggTGGCGGCCGGGTCCCTCTTCACCAGTGGGAAGTTCGCCATTGACCCCGAGCTGCGAGGGGACGAGTTTGAGCGCCTGACACAGAACCTGGACGTGCATTTCTGGAAGAGCTTCTGGAACCTGACGGAGACCGAGCTGCTGGCG TCGGTGGCCAGCATGACGGCCACGCAGGTGGGGGTGTGCCGGGCGCTGACGGTGCCCCCCGAGCCCCTGGAGCTGCCGCTGGCGGCCGACCCCTCGGTCACCGTCACCATCGCCCCCCCGGTGGCCCACACCGGCCCAGGCCCCGTCCACATGCGGCTGCTCTCCTACCAGCTGCGCGAGGGGCAG gacagTGCGGCGCTGAGCGCCCTGACACGCACCGAGGGGCCGCGGGCGCCGCTGCGGTGGTGGCGggggccccccctgcccccctcgCCCGCCCTCCTGGTCCACTTCCACGGGGGGGGCTTCGTGGCGCAGACGTCCCGCTCCCACGAGCCCTACCTGCGGGGGTGGGCCCGCGAGCTGGGCGCCCCCATCCTCTCCGTGGACTACGCCCTGGCCCCCGAGGCCCCCTTCCCCCGGGCGCTGGAGGAGTGCTTCTACGCCTACTGCTGGGCCCTGCGCAACTGCCGCCTGCTGG GCTCGACGGCGCAGCGCGTGTGCCTGGCGGGCGACAGCGCGGGCGGCAACCTCTGCCTGACCGTGTCGATGCGCGCGGCCGCCGTGGGGGTGCAGGCGCCCGATGGCATCATGGCGGCCTACCCCGTCACCCTGGTGCAGGCCGCCGTGTCCCCCTCCCGCCTGCTGACGCTGCTGGACCCGCTCCTGCCCCTCGGCGTCCTGTGCAAGTGCCTCAGCGCCTACGCAG AGGGGGAGGCCGAGCCCCCCACCCTGGAGACCCTCAGCCCCACGCGGCTGCTGCGCCGTgacacagccctgctgctgcgcGACCTGCGCCGGGGGGCGGCCGCCTGGCTGGGCGGTCTCTTCCGCGGGGCCCCCCCTCACACCG acTCGGCACGCAAGAGCATCTCGGAGGCGGCaggggggctgcgggaggagcagcccccccccagctcccccctggGGGCTCCCCCCAATGGCGAGGGGACCCCCAAGGACGGGGGGGACGCACTGGAGTACCCGGACGAGTTCCAGCCCCTGCGCAGCCGGGGGCCCCCCGCCTGCTTCGACCTGCCTCCCGCCCCCCTGGCCAGGAACCCCTACATGTCCCCACTGCTGGCCCCCGACGGCATGCTGGGGGCGCTGCCCCCCGTCCACCTGGTG GCCTGCGCGCTGGACCCGATGCTGGACGACTCGGTGGCGCTGGCCCGGCGGCTGCGGGCGCTGGGGCGGCCGGTGACGCTGCAGGTGGTGCCCGACCTGCCCCACGGCTTCCTCAGCCTGGGCCCCCTGAGCCCCGAGACCCGCCAGGCCACCGCCATCTGCACCCGCCTCATCCGCGACATCCTCcagccccccagtgccccccccgaCGGCCCCCGCCGCGGGTCGCTGCTGCTGCGCCCCCGCAGGGACAGCCTGGCCCCACAGGACGGTCTCCGCCGGGGGTCACTGCTGGCGGGCCCCCGCAGGGACAGCCTGGCCCCACAGGACAGCCCCCGCCGTGGGtcgctgctgctgggggcacgGCGAGACAGCCTGGCCCTGCAGGACAGCCCCCGCCGTGGGTCGCTGCTGCTGGGGCCCCGCAGGGACAGCCTGGCCCCACAGGACAGCCCCCGCCGTGGGTCACTGCTGCTGGGGGGCCGCCGGGAGAGCTTGGTGACACACGGTGTGGGGGCCACGGCAAACCTCGGCTCCCCGGCTGCAACGACCCACAgtgtgggggatgtggggggcccTGGAGCTGCCCCGGCCCACGGCTCAACGGCTGCAGCCGACCCCAGCGTGGGGGGCACATCGACCCACGGCTCTGCAACCGCCCCGACCCATGGCGGCAGCGCTCCACCTGTGACCAGCCCTAGCACGGCCCTGACCCACGGCACCAGGGTCGAAGGTGACGGCGCTGCCCCGACCCATGGCACCAGCACTATCCCGACCCACGGCACCGGGGTCGAAGGCGATGGCGCTGCCCCGACCCACGGCACCGGGGCCACCTCGACCCACGGCACCAGCGCTGCCCCGACCCATGGCACTGGGGCCACTTTGACCCACAGCAGTGGCACCACCCTGACCCACAGCACTAGGGCTGGACTGACCCACGGCGACGGCACCGCATTGACCCACACGGACAGCACCGCCCTGACCCACGGCACCGGGGTTGCACTGACCCACGGCGCCGCCCGGAACCACGGGACCACGGCGCTCCCGTCCCACGGTGCGGGCTCCCTGCCGGGCCCCGAGGCCGACGACGGCCCCCGGCGCCCCTCGGCGCAGCCACCCCCGTGCTGCGGGGCCCTGACGGAGGGGGGCGCCCCCAGCCGCCCGGACCCCGgcgccccccggccgccccccggtCGGGGGCGCAGTGCGGCCCAGCCGCTCGCCCGCCGCCCcagcggccccgcggggcgcgaGGTGGGGTCCTGA